The Stigmatella aurantiaca DW4/3-1 genome contains the following window.
GCGCCACGCTGCTGCAACCAACGCGTGCTCTGTTGCCTGCCCTTCAGGGGACAGAGGGGCCCTGCTGGCCGTGGGCTTCCAGGCGTGCACGGGCGGCCCAATCCTTCGCTGCGCGGTGTCCGGGTCATCCCCGGGAGGAGAGGCCCATGAAGAGCAGGCAAGGGAGCGGACCTCAGGGAGGCTGGGGGCGCGTGTTGCTGGGAAGCACGGCGGGCCTGCTGGCCGCCTGGGTGGGCCGGAAGCTGGCTCGGCGTCCACCTCTGGGACCTTCTCCAGAGCCCTCTTTAGTGCTCTCCTCGGAACCCTCTTCAGTGCCTTCCCAGGTCCTGGCCGCCTTCGAGTCCCAGGAGCCAGGGGCAGAAACCCCGGGTGCGGCGGAGCCCTCCTGGGCTGGGGCCGCGCGGCTCCGGCGAGGACCGAATGGCCGCGAGCATTACGAATTTATCGGGGCGGAACCCGCGTACTCGCTTTGAGCTCCTGGCTTGGCCGGGGAGGGGGGCACGAGAAAAGAGCCGAGGAGACATGGCTGCGCGCTTGACCCACCTGGCAGGCTCTCCTAGAAGAGCGGAGCTTCTGACGCCGATGGGAGATCCGCATGCGACGTCTCGTGCCGCTGCTGCTGGCTGGGTTTGCCTTGATTGCTGCCGGCTGTGAGAAGAAGTCCCAGCCTTCGCCAACCGAAACGCCTCCGTCCACCGCGCAAGCGCCAGGAGGGGATGTTCCGGGAACACCCCCGCCTCCCGCCAATTCCGGCACCTTGCTGCTGGGGGTCGCCACTGCCCTCACGGGAGGGCAAGCCACTTTCGGCATCTCCACCCGCAACGGCGTCGAGCTGGCCATCAAGGAAGCCAACGCCGCGGGGGGCGTGAAGGGCCAGAAGGTGGCGATGAAGGTGTACGACAACCAGGGCAAGCCCGAGGAGTCGGCCCAGGCGGTCAGCCGCCTCATCACCCAGGACAAGGTGCTCGTCATCCTGGGCGACGTGGCCTCCTCGAACTCGCTGGCCATGGCGGAGAAGGCGCAGCCGGCCGGCGTGCCGATGATCTCCCCCGCCTCCACCAATCCGGCCGTGACCGAGAAGGGGGACTACATCTTCCGGGTCTGCTTCATCGACCCGTTCCAGGGCTTCGTGATGGCGAAGTTCGCCCGGGAGACCTTGAAGACCGCCAACGTGGCGGTGTTGCAGGACAACAAGAGCGCCTACTCCATCGGCCTCACGGAAGTCTTCGTGCGCAAGTTCACCGAGATGGGCGGGAAGATCACCACCACGGAGAGCTTCAGCCAGGGCGACACCGACTACCGGGCACAGCTGACCGCCATCAAGAAGACGCAGCCGGACGCCATCTACGTGCCTGGGTACTACAGCGAGGTGGGCATCATCGCCCGCCAGGCGCGGGAGCTGGGGCTGAAGGTGCCGCTGCTGGGCGGCGACGGCTGGGACTCGGAGAAGCTCTTCGAACTGGGCGGCAGCGCCATCCAGGGCAGCTATTTCTCCAACCACTACTCGCCCGACAACAAGGAGCCGCGCGTGCAGAAGTTCGTCGCGGACTACAAGGCCGCCTATGGCGGTGTGCCGGACGCGCTGGCGGCGCTGGGGTATGACGCGGCCAATGTGGCCATCGATGCCCTGAAGCGCGCGCCCGATACGTCGGGCCCCGCGGTGCGGGATGCCATCGCCCAGACGAAGAACTTCCCGGGCATCGCGGGCACCATCACGCTGGACGACAAGCGCAACGCGGTGAAGTCCGCCGTCGTCCTGAAAGTGGGGGACGGCAAGGCGGAGTTCGTCACCACCGTTAATCCCTAATGGCGCAGCTCCTTCAGCACCTCATCAACGGACTGGCCGCTGGCACCATCTACGCGCTCGTCGCGCTCGGCTACACGATGGTGTACGGCGTCCTGAAGCTCATCAACTTCGCCCACGGCGACGTCATGATGGTGGGCGTCTACATGGGCTACGGCACGGCCTACGCGCTGGGCCGTCAGGCGCAGAAGTCGGTCCTGGGCGTGGTGCTCATCTTCCTGGTGGCCATGGCGGGGTGCGCCCTGCTGGGCTTCCTCATCGAGCGCTTCGCCTATCGTCCGCTGCGCGAGAAGCCCCGGCTGACGGCGCTCATCACCGCCATCGGCATTTCGTTCGCGCTCTCCTACGGCTTCCAGTTGGACATCGGCTTCCTGCCGGGGGCGGCGCCGCGGGCGTTTCCGGAGATCATCCAGCCGAGCGAGTGGCTCATCATCGGCGACCGGGACGTGGTGGTGTGGAATTGGCAGATCATGTCCCTGCTCATCGCAGTGGGGCTGATGGTGGGTTTGCAGTACCTGGTCTTCAAGACGCGCTTCGGGCGGGCGATGCGGGCGGTGTCGTACGACCACCGCGTGGCGGCGCTGATGGGCATTCCCACGGACCGGATCATCGCGGTGACGTTCATGATTGGCAGCGGGCTGGCCGCGGGCGCGGGGCTGCTGTACGCCATCAAGGACACCTCGGTGAACCCGCTGATGGGACTGTTCGTGGGGCTCAAGGCCTTCGTGGCGGCGGTGATTGGCGGCATTGGCCACGTACCGGGGGCGGTGGTGGGAGCGCTGATGCTGGGTCTGGTGGAGGAGTTCGTGGTGGGCTACGTCGCCAGCACGTGGCGTGACGCGGTGGCCTTCGGCATCCTCATCATCGTGTTGCTGGTGCGTCCCGGCGGCCTCTTTGGCCGGGTGGCCGCGGAGAAGGTGTAGCCCGCATGGAAACCTCGTCTGTTCCGAGGACGGTTCCGGGCGTACCCGCGGCGCTCCGGGGCATCCTCCCGGTGCTGGTGGCGGTGCCGGTGCTGGTGGCGCTGGAGTGGCTGCTGAGCGGCTCCCCCTTCGCGCAGCAGCTCACCTACCGCGTGGGCGTCAACGTCGTGCTGGCGGTGAGCCTCAACATCGTCAACGGGATGACGGGGCAGTTCTCCATCGGCCACGCGGGCTTCATGGCGGTGGGAGCCTACGTCTCCTCGGTGCTCTCGCTGAGCCTGAAGGAGATCGCCCTCTCGTTCCTGCCCGTGGCGGTGAGTGACCAGTTGTTCTTCATCGCCGCGCTCCTGGTGGGTGGGGCGGCGGCGGCGCTGTGTGGCTTCCTCGTGGGCCTGCCCTCGCTGCGCTTGCGCGGGGACTACCTGGCCATCGTCACCCTGGGGTTCGGGGAGATCATCCGCGTCATCGTGCAGAACACGGCGGTCTTCGGCCGGGCGCTGGGCCTGTCGGGGATTCCGCCCGCCACCAGCGTGATGATGGTGGGCTTCTGGGTGTTCCTGACCGTGCTGGTGGCGCGGCGCATCGCGGGTTCGAGCCACGGCCGCAGCCTGTGGGCCATCCGTGAGGACGAGGTGGCCGCCGAGGCGATGGGCGTGGACACCACCGGTTACAAGGTCCGCGCCTTCGTCATCTCCTCGTTCTTCGCGGGCGTGGCCGGAGGGCTGTTCGCCCACTTCGTGCAGGTCATCAACCCGAACTCCTTCACCTTCGTGCAGTCGATGGAGATTGTCGTCATGGTGGTGCTGGGGGGGCTGGGCTCCACCACGGGCGCCATCGTGGCGGCGGTGTTCCTCACCTTGCTGCCCGAGGCGCTGCGCTCCCTGCTGCCGATGCTGACGGAGGAGGGCAGCTCGCTGTCCTCGCGCGTGGACCAGATCCGCATGCCGCTGTACGGACTGCTGCTGGTGGCGCTGATGCTGCTGCGCCCGCAGGGGCTCTTCGGGACGAAGGAGATCTGGGAGGTGCTTCCGAGGTGGCTCCCCCGGCGGAGAAAGGGGCTCGCGTGAGCGCCGCGCTGCAGACCACACCGGAGCAGGCCGGCGAGGCACTGCTCGAGACGGACGGGGTGAGCATCCAGTTCGGAGGCTTGCGCGCCCTGACGGACTTCCGGCTGGCCATCCGCAAAGGGGACCTGCAAGGGCTCATCGGTCCCAACGGGGCGGGGAAGACGACCGCGTTCAACGTGCTGACGGGCGTGTACCGGCCCACTCAGGGCTCGGTGCGAGTGGCGGGGCAGCGGGTGAACGGGTGGCTGCCGCACCAGATCAACCACCTGGGGCTGGCGCGCACCTTCCAGAACATCCGCCTGTTCCGGTCGCTCTCCACGTTGGACAACGTGAAGGTGGCGTGCCGGGCGCAGGGGGCGCTGAACCCGGAGGGCGTGGGGCTGGGGACGAAGATGCGGGCGGCGGTGCGCAACTACCGGGACTGGTGGCGGGCGATGCTGCTCACCCCGGGCTTCCTGGAGGAAGAGCGCGATTTGACCCGGCAGGCCGAGCGCCTGCTGGAGGTGATGGGGCTGTCGCACCGGCGGGACGAGGAGGCGCGCAACCTGCCCTATGGCGAGCAGCGGCGGCTGGAGATTGCGCGCGCGCTGGGCACGCGTCCCAAGGTGCTGCTGCTGGACGAGCCCGCGGCGGGCATGAACACCCGCGAGAAGGCGGACCTGATGGTGCTCATCCGCAAGCTGCGGGATGAGTTCTCGCTGGGCATCCTGGTCATCGAGCACGACATGAAGCTGGTGATGGGCATCTGCGAGCAGATCACCGTGCTCGACCATGGGGAGACGATTGCCCGGGGAGCGCCCGAGCAGGTGCGCAGCGACCGGAAGGTCATCGAGGCATACCTGGGGGACAACTACCTGGAGACGCACGGAGGGGCGGCGTGAGCGAGGCGTTGAAGACGCTGGGCACGCGTGAGAGCCGCCCGCCGCTGCTGACGGTGGAGGCCATCAAGGTCCACTACGGGGCCATCCAGGCGCTCCGGGGCGTGTCGTTGACGGTGGGCAAGGGCGAGGTGGTGGCGCTCATCGGGGCCAACGGCGCGGGCAAGACGAGCACGCTGCGCGCGGTGAGCGGGATGCTGAAGCCGAGCGCGGGGCACATCCATTTCGCGGGCCACGACACGACGGGGATGAAGGCGCACCTGCTGGTCCCGCGGGGCATGGCGCACGCGCCGGAAGGGCGGGGCATCTTCCCGAACCTGACGGTGCAGGAGAACCTGGACCTGGGCGCGTACCTGCGGCGGGACACGGACGGCATCGCGGCGGACCAGGAGAAGAGCTTCGCGTTGTTCCCGGTGCTGAAGGCGCGGCGGAAACAGCTCGCGGGGACGCTGTCGGGTGGCGAGCAGCAGATGTTGGCCATCGCCCGGGCGTTGCTGAGCAAGCCGCAACTGCTCCTCTTGGATGAGCCGTCGCTGGGGCTGGCGCCTCAGGTGACGGAGACGATTTTCCGCACGCTGCGCGAGGTGAACACCACGGGGATGAGCATCCTGTTGGTGGAGCAGAACGCGCACCTGGCGCTGAACATGGCCCACTATGGCTATGTGCTGGAGACGGGCGAGGTGGTGATGGCCGGGCCCGGGAAGGCGCTGCTGGAGAGCTCCGAGGTCCGCAAGGCGTACCTGGGCGAGTAGGGACAGGCGCCGCGAGGCGGCACCCGGTCCCCGGAGCATCACGTCACGGCAGCAGGACGAGAATGCCGACTTGGTGGGGGCCCGCGAGGATGCGGGTTGTCCCGGCAGCGGGTGTGGAACTCTTGTCCTTGAGGGCGGTGTCGATGCCGAAGAGGGCCCCGCCAGCGGCCAGCAGGGCCCCGCCGGCAATCATGATGAGCTTGCCGTTCTTGCGCTGAGACTCACCGTCCTCGCGGAGTTGAATCAATCCGGGGAGTTCGTCTCGCGTGGGGAGATTGCCTTCCGCAAAGGCTTGGTTGAAATCCTTGGCCTTCGAGTCAGCACCGAGCAAGAAGGCGGTTGCGACGCCCAGCCCCACGATGCCGGCACCTCCGGCGGCGATACCCGCGGGCGTCATCCAGGTGCGTCCCCGGGGGCGAGGTGGGGGGGGCGGCTCGGCCTTCAGGGGCGGTGCCGCAGGCGTAGGCTGAGCGACGGTAGGCGCGGGATCCGGTTCAATGGGCTTGTCCGTGAGCGATTGGGGGATGAACTCCGGCTCGGGAGGCCGGGTCGTTTCGAGCTGGTCGAGGAGCTGCGAGACCGCCGAGCGGACAAGCTCAGGCTCGGGAGGGATGGGGGAAGAGAGAATCAGGTCCTTGAGCTTCTCCTCGATGAGCTTCCCGGAAGCATCCACCGCCCGCCCGGTGATGCGAGTGCCCTTGAGGGCGCCTCGGACGTAGGTGAACTGGATGCTCAGGTAGAGGGAGCGAGCAGCCTGGGTGGTAGAGGCAAGGCGACCGAGGCAGGCATCACGTTCCTTGAGGAGCTTCTTGGAGGCACAGGAGACAGCGGCCTCCTTTTTCTTCCCCTTCTTGGGCTTGTCCTTCGCCTTCTCCTCCTCGAAGAAGGCATTGACCTCCGTGGAGGGAACGAAGTCGATGTTGTCGCGGACGGCGGCGGTGACGCAGGCAAGCTGAAGGTCGGAAGCGGAAGCCTTCTTGTTTCCGGTGATGACGCAGGGGTGGAGGGCGATGCGCTCTCGCGCGGCGGCCTGAGCCCCCGCCACGGGGAACAGGAGGGCAGCGGAGAGGGCAAGCAGGAGGCCGTGTGAAGAGAGGCGATTCAGCATGGGTGCCCTCGTGTCGGGCGTGAGAAAGAGGAGGGGTTGAGGTGGTGTCTCAACCTTTCGTGAACAGGGGGCCCATGGTATCCACCAGCGGTGGGCCGTCAAAAGGTTTGGGGAGATCAGTGATGTGGCGAAAACTCCTGAGCACAGCGCTTCTGGTGGGGGCGCTGGCCGCATGCACCGAGTTCAAGGACATAACGTGTGTCACGGATGCTGACTGCGTCTCCAACGGAGTGTGTGAAGTAATCGACGGGCAAGGGTACTGCCGCAAAAAGCCGGATGTCACTGAGCCAGATCAGTGCACGCCCGCATGCCAGGCGTATGAAGCGTGCACCACGGAGGGATGCAAGCCGCGTTTCTCTGCTTTGAAGATCAAGGAACCCGCCAATGGCGCTTCGCTGAATGGTGGATCCATTTCCATCGTCGCGGAACTGACGGAGCAATATGCCACCTCCGCAGAGTGGCCTGCCCTCGTGTTCACTGCGATAAGGGGAGGTGGCGGCCCAGCGGGTTCGGTCCCAGCCCCAACGCGAAACGGTAACACGTACACGGCGCTGTGGACGGTCCCCAACCTGGATGAGCAGATCACCGTGACAGCGGCCTACCCTGAGGCCAACCTCAGAGACACGGTGACGGTTGATGTCGATACCTTGGCTCCAACGCTCACCATCAGCTTCTCGAACCCACCTACGCGTGCTCCTGGAAGCCAAGGCGTTCAGGCGGAGCAGAGGGACCAAACGCCAGGGTACGAGGGTGCGTTCCGGAGAGATGAACCCGTCACGGTGACGGTCTCCTCTAACGACGAGACGGTGACAAAGGCTGAATTGACAGTCATTGGGATTGGCGCGGGAGGGGCCCCTGGCCGGGCGGAGCCTGTCGTCACGGTTGATTTGCAGCCAAGAACTTCGTGCCCAAGTGGGCAGCCCGTTTGTGGCGAGAAGATTGTGGACCTCTCCGTTCCGGAGATGAGCGACTTTCGAGGAGCCATGCGGTTCCAGGCGAGTGGTCAGGATCGTGCTGGCAACTCGGGAACGTCCGCAGAGGCGCAACTTAGGGTGACGCGTTGGAAGTGGGCGTTCGAGGCAGACGGGAAAATCGAAGGTACTCCTGCGCTTGGTAATCTAGGGCTCATCTACTTTGGTACAAACTCAGGTGTTAGGAAAGGGAAAGCGTTCGGCGTTGATTGGATGGGTGGCAAAAAGTGGACGTTTGATTTTGATGCCACACCACCTCCGGTTCCGGCAGACAATTCAGGCGATGTGACGGGAAGCCTTGCGGTAGGGGCCCTGAATGGCAACGAAGAGTATGTATATGTTGCCGCGAGAGGTCTTAGCAATTCATGGCTCTATGCGCTTAGAAGCAACGGTACAGAAAAATCTAAATGCTCCTACACTGGCAGCATAGATATTTCGAGCGCTATCGCTGTCGGCATAGTTGGAGGCCTTGAGACGGCTGTCACCATCTATAACAGCAGTCCGCAAGCACGCATCATCCGCATCCGTCCTGATGCACCTGCTGGTACTGAGTGCTTCGAGACCGCCGCCTCTTCAATTCCTCGTGGTATTTCAGGAGCAGTGGCTTTGAAGGACCAGAATGTGTTCTATGGGACGGCTGATGCCATGCTTACCAGCTATGACATTTCGACCGATACCAATACAGCGCGTTCTGGATGGCCGCAATCCCTAGCGACCTCAGCTAGAAGTCTCGCGGTTGTGGCTGATAGTATCTATGGCAGTGTGAGCGATAGTGGTAATCCGGCTACTGGAAATATCTTCAAAGTCTCGATCAATGGAGGAAATACTGCGCCCGTTTACCCGGTGGCTGGTGCTTCGCGTGTTTTCAATTTCGCGATTGGGAATGGAGAAGTTGCTTATTTTGGTGCGGAGAGCACTGCAAGCAAGGACTTCTACTCTCTTCAGTTGGGAGCTAGCGCATCAGCAACAATGATCGGTTCAGCAGTCGGTACTTTGAGAGGAGCCCCCGTCGTGGGTCGTAACGGGAACCTATACACGGTGAATACGGACGGGTACGTGCGGGCTTGGGCTCCAAGTTCTCCGACGCCTCTGTGGCGTGTCGATCTCGCGCAGGGGGCAGGTGATGCGAACATTTCGCCGACCCTCGATTGTCTCCGCAGTACATCGGCTGAGGCGAACTCTCGCCTGGGAGTCCTGTACGTGGCTGCGGAAGCCACACTCCACGCCTTCATCGTCGACAGCCCAGGCATGGACCCCGCCGCGCCCTGGCCCAAGTACCAGCATGACGCGCGCAACACCGGCAACCCGGCCACCCCCATCACCAACTGTCAGCAGTAGCGCGGACCGTTGAACGCAGGACACAGCCACGTGCCGAAATTGGAAACACTGCGTCAAAAACACGGGTAGTCTGTGGCCTTCGTCTCGTCGTAGGGTCCCCCCGGACCCTTTCCACTCCTTTTTTCCTAAGGATGCGTACATGAGCCTGAAGTCCCGCCTCCTCGCCGCCTTCGCCGTCCTCTCGCTGGTTGCCGTCGCCTGTGCGACCGGTCAGCAGAAAGCTCCTACCCAGGCGGGTGGATCTTCCACGGTCGAGGAACTCCCCGAGGAGGGCGCTCCTGCCGCCGGTCCCGACGCCCCGGCTCCGGCCGCTCAGGCCCAGGCCATCGGGGGCCCGGAGAAGGGCTTCACCGTGAAGATGCCGGGCGCCCCCCAGTCCACCAGCAACAAGATCACCATCGCCTCGGGCGACATTCTCATCGAGACCCTGAGCAGCGAGGTCGATGGGATTACCTACTCCCTGCTCACCTATGACTACCCCGTGAAGTTCGTGGCGGCCCGCTCCCCCGAGGCCCTCCTCAACAGCGATGGCCGTGACGCGCTCATCAACCAGGTCAAGGGCACGCTGAAGAGCGAGGAGCCCATCGTTCTGGATGGTTACCCCGGCAAGGCCTTCGTCATGGGCTCGGACCGGGGCGATGTGCGGGTCCGCACCTACCTCGTCGGATCGCGCCTCTACACCCTGCTGGGCGTCTACAACCCCGGCATCCCCTCGCCCAGCGTCGATGAGTTCCTCCAGTCCCTGACCCTCATCAACCCCCCGCCCAAGGTGGAGCGCGCCACCCGCGCCCCCGGCACCCCCAGCGCGTCGGATGCCGGCACGCCGGGCCCGACCGACGCGGGCATCCCCGCGAACGACGCCGGACGCTGACCGCACCCCGCGCTCCCGGCTGACCCAGAGGTGGGTGGCTGTCGTCCTGTAGACGACCCTTCGTTATCCCTAGGTACACTTCCTCTGTTGTCCGTCTTGCTCCCCCATCCTTAGGTTCCTTCGGGATCTGGCTGGGAGGGACAAGGGGATGATCGGAACGACCACGGCCCTGCTCGCGACGGTGCTGCTCGCGAGCGGGACGCCATTGATTTCAGTCGGTGCAGGCAACGCGCTCACGCTGCCCGCGCAGCGGCACGCGGTGAGAATCGACCTCGGTTCAGGCAAAGCGCCCGTCTGGCTCCTGGCGCTCCAACAAGCGGGGGTCGAAGGGCGGGGGCTCTCGTTGTTCCGCTCGGACAACGGCGCCAAGAGCTTTCGCTACATCGCCCCCATTCAGCCGGACACGAGCCATCATGACCGGGCCGAGTTGCTCGCCGTGGGCCGGGATGTGGCGGTGGTCTACTCCTACGAGTCCTCGTCCCTCGGCCCCTCCAGCCGGCACGATGTCTGGTTTCAATGGTGGCGCTACCAGTCCTCATCGGACACGTGGATGCCCGAGCCCGCCGTGCGCGTCTTTGACGCTCCGAATGACAAAATTGCCTACTCCCGGGCCTTGCTCGCGCGGGATTCCCAGGGGCGGCTGTGGATCCAGGCGTTCCGGCTCGAGCAGAACGGGCGCTCCACGGCCGTCATCTCGGTGTCCACGAACAACGGGAGCAGCTTCAAGGCCCAGCCCGAGCTCGACCAGGTGCGGAAGCGGGGCGGCGGGCGGCTCCTGAGCGTGGGGAGCAAGCTCGTCTTCGTCTACGGCATGCATGACGGTTTCGAGCCCGCCCGCATGCGCATCCGCAAGGACAGCGATCCCCTGGACACGTGGGGCCCCGTGCGCGAGGCGTTCTCGGAGGGCATCTATCACGGGGCAGCCCTCAGCGCGGTGGCGGACGGGCAGGGGGGCATGCACTTCGTCTACAAGGACGAGACCGAGCGGCTCTACTACCGGCGCTTTGACGGGAATGCCTTCGGGCCGAGGACCCTGGTGGAGGACACGCGGGACTGGGCCATGCAGCCGGCCACCACCCGGGTGGGCGACACGCTGTACATCTTCTACAACCGCATGCGGTCCTCCTCCAGCTACGAGCTGCGGGCCCGGGTACTGAAGAACGGCACCTTCAGCGCCCCCGTGGTGCTGGACTCGCAGACGACCTTCAAAGGCTACCTCAATGCCGTGGAGGCGCTGCCGGCGGGAAGCCAGGAGGTGCCCTGCTTCTTCGGAAACGCCGCCAATGCCAGTGTCCAGGGGACGGTGTCGCGCGTGGCGCTGCCCATCGACAGCGACGGAGAAGACGAGCCGTCGCCGCCGCCAGACGAGGAGGACCCGCCCACGCCCGGCGCCCTGCTCTTCGAGGATGACTTCGCGGTGCCCGTGACCCGAGGACTGGGGTCCGCGTGGACGGTGAAGGGGCTGTGGTACGCGAAGAGTGGACGGGCGATCAGCGATCTGGATGGAGAGGACCTGGCGCTGGCCATTCCCGCGAGCTGCGCGGACTGCCGGGTGGAGGCGCAGGTGCAGCACTTCGCGGAGGAAGAGGCGGGGCTGGTCCTGCGAGCACAAGGCAACGCGCGCTACAGCCTCATGTACTTGGAGAACGGACGGCTTCAGGTCCGCAGGGAGGTGGGCGGGTCGGTGAAGGTCCTGGGAGAGGCCTCCAGTGGTCTTGCCTCCTCCTGGGATGCCGTGACGCTCGCGTTCTCCACGCGAGGGGCGGGACCGGTGGAACTCGTGGCCTCCGTGAATGGCCAGGTGCGCCTCACGGTGGTGGACTCCAGCTCCTCGGCGCTCAAGGGGCCAGGGACGGCGGGCCTGGCCACGCCCATCGCGGGCGTCTGGTTCGACCACTTCGAGGTCCGCGTGCTGGAGACGCAAGACGCCCAGCCCTGAGCGAACTCAGGGCGCGCGGGGCCAGTGGAAGACCCTTCCCTTGTCACCGACGACCCAGATGTCCTCGGGGCTGGTCCCGGCGATGTCGTTCAGGGGTTGGGTCTCGCTCGACAGGTACGGGGTCCACCCCGTTCCATTGTAGCGATACACCTTGCCGCTTTCGGCCGTGACGTAGACGGAGTTGCGGCCGAAGGCCAGGACGGCGGTGAGGGTCTCGGTGGGGGTTGGGAAGTCCACCTGCTCCCATCGGCCGTCGTCCCAGCGCAGGACGGCGCCTCTTTCCCCCACGGCATAGGCAAGTGTCCCATTCACCACCCAGACACCTCTCAAGACTCTGAGATCGGGAAAGTCGTCCTCGATGTTAGTCGTCTGCCATTGACTGGCACTGGCGTCGAAGCGGTAGATGCGGGACGAACCAGGGGGGCCTCCCACGGCGAAGAGCCGGTCCCGTGAAATCCCATGGATGTCATACAAGGTCCCGTCGATGTTCGTGGACCCGAAACGCACCTCGGTTCCTGTCCAGACGAAGGTCTTGCGGTTGGCTGTGCCATCCTGGCCGACCCCATGAACTTCAAAGCCATCTCCAGAGGGCAAGCCCATCAATCCGTAAATCCGATCGATTTCGATCGCTGTGGTGTTGCAGTTGTCCTGGGTTGGAGGTTGGCCGCCCCCCCGCTGATTGTCTGCGCCGATGTAAGCGAACCCTGTTTCGGGTGCTGCCCACACACTGATCCAATTCCCATCGCAGTTGGTGGTCTTCACCGGCTCAAAGGCGGCGTTGCCGGCTGGGCGTACGGCGCGGCGGCCTTCATCCCCAACGATCCAGACGCCCCCATCTCGCCAGAGTGAGATGGAGTTCCAATCTTTGTTATCGCTGTTGAGCGAGGGGATGAGGGCCCACGAAGGGGTTCCCCCATCGCAGACGCCAGCGGGTTCTGTCGCTCCGTCGCAATCGTTGTCCACCGCGTCGCACAGTTCGGGTGCATCGCCATGGATGAAGGGGTTTCCATCGTCGCAGTCGGTATGGCTGGAGACGTAACCCTGGGGAATGGAAGTGCAGTAGGGGACGCCTTCCTGGTCTGCTCGGCCGTCTCCATCACCGTCGTCATCCGTGTAGTAGAGGGTTGGAGGTGGGGTCACCTTGCAATCGAACTCACCGCTGCTGGAGCAGGTGAGTACCCCGGTGCATCCGCCTGACGAAGGGCATTGGTCGCCAATTCCCGGGATCCCCTCGTCCGGGGTGTCATTGCAATTGTCGTCCACGCCGTTGCAGCGTTCCACGGCCCCCGGAAAGCGCCGGTCATCGGCGTCATCGCAATCGCGGTTGTTGTCGGCGTAGCCCGCTCCGGGGGGGGCGCAGAAAGACTCAGCCACCGCAGCCTTCGAGCCAAACGTGTCGTTGTCGGCGTCCCGGTACCAGATCGTGGGGGATGGTGTGCGGCAAAACAGGGGCTTGCCGGATTCACAGGCCCAAGTGCCCCCCGGGCAGCCACCGGCGATCTCGCAGGCCTGTCCCTGGAGCACGGCTTCCGTTTTCCCATCGC
Protein-coding sequences here:
- a CDS encoding ABC transporter substrate-binding protein, whose amino-acid sequence is MRRLVPLLLAGFALIAAGCEKKSQPSPTETPPSTAQAPGGDVPGTPPPPANSGTLLLGVATALTGGQATFGISTRNGVELAIKEANAAGGVKGQKVAMKVYDNQGKPEESAQAVSRLITQDKVLVILGDVASSNSLAMAEKAQPAGVPMISPASTNPAVTEKGDYIFRVCFIDPFQGFVMAKFARETLKTANVAVLQDNKSAYSIGLTEVFVRKFTEMGGKITTTESFSQGDTDYRAQLTAIKKTQPDAIYVPGYYSEVGIIARQARELGLKVPLLGGDGWDSEKLFELGGSAIQGSYFSNHYSPDNKEPRVQKFVADYKAAYGGVPDALAALGYDAANVAIDALKRAPDTSGPAVRDAIAQTKNFPGIAGTITLDDKRNAVKSAVVLKVGDGKAEFVTTVNP
- a CDS encoding branched-chain amino acid ABC transporter permease; translation: MAQLLQHLINGLAAGTIYALVALGYTMVYGVLKLINFAHGDVMMVGVYMGYGTAYALGRQAQKSVLGVVLIFLVAMAGCALLGFLIERFAYRPLREKPRLTALITAIGISFALSYGFQLDIGFLPGAAPRAFPEIIQPSEWLIIGDRDVVVWNWQIMSLLIAVGLMVGLQYLVFKTRFGRAMRAVSYDHRVAALMGIPTDRIIAVTFMIGSGLAAGAGLLYAIKDTSVNPLMGLFVGLKAFVAAVIGGIGHVPGAVVGALMLGLVEEFVVGYVASTWRDAVAFGILIIVLLVRPGGLFGRVAAEKV
- a CDS encoding branched-chain amino acid ABC transporter permease; the encoded protein is METSSVPRTVPGVPAALRGILPVLVAVPVLVALEWLLSGSPFAQQLTYRVGVNVVLAVSLNIVNGMTGQFSIGHAGFMAVGAYVSSVLSLSLKEIALSFLPVAVSDQLFFIAALLVGGAAAALCGFLVGLPSLRLRGDYLAIVTLGFGEIIRVIVQNTAVFGRALGLSGIPPATSVMMVGFWVFLTVLVARRIAGSSHGRSLWAIREDEVAAEAMGVDTTGYKVRAFVISSFFAGVAGGLFAHFVQVINPNSFTFVQSMEIVVMVVLGGLGSTTGAIVAAVFLTLLPEALRSLLPMLTEEGSSLSSRVDQIRMPLYGLLLVALMLLRPQGLFGTKEIWEVLPRWLPRRRKGLA
- a CDS encoding ABC transporter ATP-binding protein, encoding MSAALQTTPEQAGEALLETDGVSIQFGGLRALTDFRLAIRKGDLQGLIGPNGAGKTTAFNVLTGVYRPTQGSVRVAGQRVNGWLPHQINHLGLARTFQNIRLFRSLSTLDNVKVACRAQGALNPEGVGLGTKMRAAVRNYRDWWRAMLLTPGFLEEERDLTRQAERLLEVMGLSHRRDEEARNLPYGEQRRLEIARALGTRPKVLLLDEPAAGMNTREKADLMVLIRKLRDEFSLGILVIEHDMKLVMGICEQITVLDHGETIARGAPEQVRSDRKVIEAYLGDNYLETHGGAA
- a CDS encoding ABC transporter ATP-binding protein — its product is MSEALKTLGTRESRPPLLTVEAIKVHYGAIQALRGVSLTVGKGEVVALIGANGAGKTSTLRAVSGMLKPSAGHIHFAGHDTTGMKAHLLVPRGMAHAPEGRGIFPNLTVQENLDLGAYLRRDTDGIAADQEKSFALFPVLKARRKQLAGTLSGGEQQMLAIARALLSKPQLLLLDEPSLGLAPQVTETIFRTLREVNTTGMSILLVEQNAHLALNMAHYGYVLETGEVVMAGPGKALLESSEVRKAYLGE
- a CDS encoding putative metal-binding motif-containing protein is translated as MRHMRLVLPLLVMVGCKESTPTEGAVKLTVSYRGFRPGCIRILAQDADSMQAAEPKDLEPKPGVYDGALTVAVFRGQGWGSRMKIEAWAFEGACSGTAVAQQEQTTLVEDGRVQELSLALAARDVDRDGFVDTADKGSDCDDRDPAVYKNAPELCDAKDNDCDGKTEAVLQGQACEIAGGCPGGTWACESGKPLFCRTPSPTIWYRDADNDTFGSKAAVAESFCAPPGAGYADNNRDCDDADDRRFPGAVERCNGVDDNCNDTPDEGIPGIGDQCPSSGGCTGVLTCSSSGEFDCKVTPPPTLYYTDDDGDGDGRADQEGVPYCTSIPQGYVSSHTDCDDGNPFIHGDAPELCDAVDNDCDGATEPAGVCDGGTPSWALIPSLNSDNKDWNSISLWRDGGVWIVGDEGRRAVRPAGNAAFEPVKTTNCDGNWISVWAAPETGFAYIGADNQRGGGQPPTQDNCNTTAIEIDRIYGLMGLPSGDGFEVHGVGQDGTANRKTFVWTGTEVRFGSTNIDGTLYDIHGISRDRLFAVGGPPGSSRIYRFDASASQWQTTNIEDDFPDLRVLRGVWVVNGTLAYAVGERGAVLRWDDGRWEQVDFPTPTETLTAVLAFGRNSVYVTAESGKVYRYNGTGWTPYLSSETQPLNDIAGTSPEDIWVVGDKGRVFHWPRAP